The genomic window AGGAACACCGTTTGCTGCTCAAACCACAGTAGCAAACGCTATCTGTACCGTAGTGTATCAAGGTATGCAACGACCAAAAGTCATGTTAAAAGATCCCGGTCTCGGAAGAGAAGCAGCATTACGTGCTATTCATCGAAGTGGTATACTATTAACTTTCATACGGGATGTAACTCCTATGCCACATAATGGCTGTAGACCTCCGAAAAAAAGACGTGTGTAGAGCTGAGCATTGAAGAAATCTCAAGTGAAATAAAAGATTCGATGATCTAATCAAATAATAGTACTATGGTTCAAGAGAAAGTAACA from Capsicum annuum cultivar UCD-10X-F1 unplaced genomic scaffold, UCD10Xv1.1 ctg71516, whole genome shotgun sequence includes these protein-coding regions:
- the LOC124894213 gene encoding 30S ribosomal protein S11, chloroplastic-like codes for the protein MAKAIPKISSRRNGRIGSRKGARRIQKGVIHVQASINNTIFTVTDVRGRVVSWSSAGTSGFKGTRRGTPFAAQTTVANAICTVVYQGMQRPKVMLKDPGLGREAALRAIHRSGILLTFIRDVTPMPHNGCRPPKKRRV